The following is a genomic window from Armatimonadota bacterium.
CCGGAACCAGCGATCTCCTGAGATGCGCTCCTGCTACGCGCGGTACCCCGCGCCGCACATAGTGCACTTCCGCGCCATGAGCCGCCATCCCTCGCGCGCGTCGGAGGCGAGAACATTCAGTTCCCGCATCGCGTCCGGGATGCGCCACTGCTGAATCAAGCTGCACGCCAGCATGTTGCGTATCGCGGGATCGCCGGACTGCGCCCGGCGCACGCGTTCCAGACCCTCCGCCGCGAGATCGAAGCGGCGCTGCCGGTACATGCCGAAGTCATGCAGCAGATACGCCTCGGTGTCACGTACGCCAAGGCCGAGCAGGTGATTGACGGCGATCTCGGCCTTCCGTCCTTGGCCCGCAAGTGTTCGCGTCAGACCCAGCAGCCGCCACGCCGCGGCGTCACGGGGGTCGCGCCGCACGACTCCCGCAAACGCGCGCTCGGCCGCGAGCAGTCGTCCTCGCGCCAGGTGCTGCTTGCCCAGGGCGAGCCCGGCCGCCGGCGCGAAGGCGTAGTCCTTCAGCTTGCTGCGGTACCACGCCTCGTCGCCGCCCTCCCGCTCGGGCACACCCACGACGAGCTGCGCCAGCGGGCCTACCAGCGCCTCGGGTGAATGCGCTTGCGCGCTCTCGATCATCGCCCGCGCTGCACCAAGGTTGCCGAACACCTCCAACCGCTGCCCTCGGGCGAGCGGCACGTCGCCGTCCTCTGCGCCGGCGCCCTCAAAAGCCAGGCTCACGGTGATCTCCGCGCCACTCCAGGCGGGTTCCACCTCGGCGGTAATGGACCGCAGCATCCGCCAGGACAGGGCGCGCGGTCGCTCGGAATAGCGGGGCTTGTACTCCAGTCCACTCGGGGTCGCTTGAACGTGCTCCGCCTGGAGCGCCATGCCTAGACTCCGCCGGCCTCCGCGACGTTGACGAAGGCGGCAACCACCTGCGGATCGTACTTCGTGCCCGCGCTGCGCGTGATCTCGGCAATTGCGTCCTCGCGCCCATGGGCCGGGCGGTGACTGCGCGCCGCCGTCATCGCAGTGAAAACGTCCGCCACGGCAAGCACGCGCGCCGACAGCGGGATCTCATCACCCACCAGGCCATTCGGATAGCCGCTGCCGTCCAGGCGTTCGTGGTGGAAACGCACCGCGGGCTTGACCTCCCACGGGAAATGGAGCGCCTCGAGGATGTGCGTGCTCACCAGGACGTGCGTCCTGACGAGGTCGCGCTCGCGGTCGGTCAGCTTGTCGGCTTTCAGGAGGATGTGGTCGCCAACGCCGATCTTGCCGATATCGTGCAGTTGCCCGGCGATACGGAGGCCGTCTATCTCTTCCGCCGACAGGCCCATCCGCTCGCCGATCGCCGCCGCCAGACGGGCGGTTGCGTCGCTGTGTCCCTGCGTCAGTTCATCACGCGCCTCGGCCGCCTCGGCCAGCGCGCGCGTGATCTCGTACACCGTCCGTTTGTCCGTGGCAGGGCGGCCCTCCGTCGCACCATTGTTCGCCAGGCGCGCGGCGAACAGGTAGTCCAACGAATCCTGCTCTCGCTCTTTCAGCCGCGCATTCGCGAATACCCGCATAGCGCGGGACGGCACCATCAGCGCCCCGCTGCGCTCTACGAGAACGTCGGCGTGAATCAGCTCGACCGCCGCCGCTTCCTCCTCGCTGCTTCCCGGTGTGCCGCCGAGGACATTGAGCACGGCGTGCTTTTGGGGTTCCGACAGGCGCCGCCAGACACAGTGGCAGAACGCCTCACTCTGGTTGACGAACTCGGCGGAAGCGTGCGCGTAATCGGCGTCGGTCAGCGCGCGTGCGCCTTCGCCGGATCGCTGCCACAGCACCGAGCAGGCGAGCTGCACGAGGTACGGCTCGCCGCCGGTCCATTCCATGATGTGATCGGGGTCGACGTCCCACACCCGTCCCGCTCGATCGCTCAGGGCGTTCGCCATATCCCTCACCGCCGAGCGCGTAAACCGACCGAGGCGAATCGTCGTGCAGAAATCGCTCACGGATCCCGTTTCGCCTTGCGCCGGGGGCACGGACTCATCCCGCGGCGAATCGCCTGCAATGACGAACGCGCAGTTCGGGCGCGCCGCGAGGCTGCACACGGCGGAGAGGAAGCTGTGTCGCAGATCCGGGTTCTCGGCGACCGTCTCAAACTCGTCCACGAGGAAGGCGACTTTCGCGCCCGCGGCATCGAGTTCATCGAGGGCGGATTCCAATTCAGCGAGACCCAACTCGCCCATCGGCGACAGGCGTTCCTCGGCGCGGCGAACGGCAGGGCTGCCCGGGCAGCGCAGCGCCTCACGCAGCAGCGAGTGGAACAGGGCTTCGGGTTTCGCGCCGGCCAGTCCCTCCAGGCTGAGGTATGGGCGCAAGAAGGAGCCGGGGTTGACGCCGTGTTGGCGCAGTGTTTCGTCGCGCTGGAGGTGGAGCAGGACGGAGGTCTTCCCGCGCTTGACGCCGCCGACGAGAAAGCAGCTTTCCATGGCGGCGGCGCGGCCCAGGACGGCCGCAGTCTCCTCGCCGCGCCCGAAGAAGTACGCGGGGTCGAGGACCGGGCCTCGGTGGAAAAACGGACTACTGTTGCTTCTCATGGCGCCTCGCAATCCGCGATGCGACCCATGAAAAGATACAACGCGAGGCGCGGCGTGTCAATAGGCGGGAGGGCCGGGCTTGGCGGGCCGTCGCACGGATCGTGCCCTCAGGGCTCTTGCACATGTACGCTGCAGACCCGTTCCGCGGTTTCGCCAACAAACACCCTGTCGCGCGGCAGCGCGGCCGGCAATTCCGTGTTGACGTATCGGAACCACAGACGATAGGTGCCGGGGGATCTCAACCCTTCAAACAGTGGCACAAGGGAGATCTCATTGCCGTAGCAGTAGCGAGGCGCGAGAACGACGAAGCTATCCGCGCCGATGGCAGCAAGTCTCGCAAGCGGACCGGTATATTCGAGACGCCTTCCCTGCGAATCCTCGGCGCGAACTGCAAATGGCCCTTGCGCACCGAAACCGGGAGCGCTGGCCCAGAGATGCCGGCGTACAAAGACTGCTCCGCCTGAGTCGCGCAGGTTTCGCACGCCAACCGTGACTGTGCCGCGCCAGGCCTCATTAGCGGGGAAGACCACCTCCTGCGGGTAGACCCACACGCCGAGCTTGGCGTGCCCCTCAGCAAGCTTAGGCGCGCTTGCACTATCTCCCAGGGGCAAAGACAAGGCGAGAGGTATGAGCAAGAGCATTACGCGCGGCACATTAGAATCCTTTCCCGCTTTGCTCCTCAAATAGGTGACTGCCCTCATTTCTTGAGGCGTAAAGAACACGTCCTCACGGCGATTGCCGCGATGTGTCACGTGATACGGATAACCGGGCACCACCACTCCCGCGAATCGCGGCATCGCTCAAATCATAGGCCCGCTATCGGGGTCTGTCAANNNNNNNNNNNNNNNNNNNNNNNNNNNNNNNNNNNNNNNNNNNNNNNNNNNNNNNNNNNNNNNNNNNNNNNNNNNNNNNNNNNNNNNNNNNNNNNNNNNNACGGCAACCACGCTGCCGACGCGGCTGCGTGTGGACGACGGCGAGACGATAGTCATGGGCGGCTTCATCCGCAAGAACATCAGCGAGACCAAACGCAAGGTTCCGCTGTTGAGCGAGATCCCGGTTATCGGCAAGATCCTGTTCACCGGCACGAGCTACGACTACAGTGACTCGGAGTTGCTCATCTTCCTCACCGCCTACATTATGGCCGAGAAGAGCACGCAAGTCGGCGGCGCGCGGGAGGAGACACGCGTTCCCTTCATGAGCTTCCCGCTCGGACAGTGACCGCAGCGCTCTGAGCGTGCCTGGTATCAACCGAGGCGGCACTCCTGAAGGTGCCGCCTCTTCGCTGTCTGTGATGCGGCTCGCGCAGCTGCACGAGCCGCGCGCGTTTCAGCCGGAGCAGTCTGCCGTGGGCGGCGGCACCGACGGCACCGTTTCCAGTTCGAGCACGGTCGGCCGCGCGCCCCCAGGGGATGAGCGATGAGACTGGTGAGCGCAGGCGAGAGCCACGGGCGATGCCTGGTGGCGATCATCGACGGCGTGCCCGCGGGACTGGGGCTCACTGCTGCCGACATCAACCGCGACCTCAACCGCCGCCAGGGCGGCTATGGGCGCGGCGGGCGGATGCGCATCGAGCAAGACGCAGTCGAGATTCTGTCGGGCGTGCGCTTCGGCGAGACGATCGGCAGCCCGGTAGCCCTGCTCGTT
Proteins encoded in this region:
- a CDS encoding HD domain-containing protein, whose translation is MRSNSSPFFHRGPVLDPAYFFGRGEETAAVLGRAAAMESCFLVGGVKRGKTSVLLHLQRDETLRQHGVNPGSFLRPYLSLEGLAGAKPEALFHSLLREALRCPGSPAVRRAEERLSPMGELGLAELESALDELDAAGAKVAFLVDEFETVAENPDLRHSFLSAVCSLAARPNCAFVIAGDSPRDESVPPAQGETGSVSDFCTTIRLGRFTRSAVRDMANALSDRAGRVWDVDPDHIMEWTGGEPYLVQLACSVLWQRSGEGARALTDADYAHASAEFVNQSEAFCHCVWRRLSEPQKHAVLNVLGGTPGSSEEEAAAVELIHADVLVERSGALMVPSRAMRVFANARLKEREQDSLDYLFAARLANNGATEGRPATDKRTVYEITRALAEAAEARDELTQGHSDATARLAAAIGERMGLSAEEIDGLRIAGQLHDIGKIGVGDHILLKADKLTDRERDLVRTHVLVSTHILEALHFPWEVKPAVRFHHERLDGSGYPNGLVGDEIPLSARVLAVADVFTAMTAARSHRPAHGREDAIAEITRSAGTKYDPQVVAAFVNVAEAGGV